The genomic segment aaaaaatcaccatgaatccacctttgtttgcaaacatccataagcacagcaccCAATTATGCCCCAAGAGACTTCATGCTTTCCCAATATGCTcgtagctgtattttttattaaaaaaaataaaagcaaccatcaacttgtgctcgcaTCAGCACaatgacgagggattaaaaatGGGGACcacaaagcactgttggaaagctaggataccggtgactaggtgcagcggtgtttgactttgacgcgctgtataaaactcagaatgtaaattcatTCAAATATAGCCAGGGGCCAATGGGTTAATATTCGAGAACTGACATCTCGAAACCGACATAACCTGAACTCCCTGCGTCCTTGAACTATTTAATAGTTTCCTTGACAATACTTACTCCGTCCGATATTCGTCAAAATTAGAGGTTATTTAAGGTTAATCGATTGTGATTATTTTTCGACTTATAAAAATCTATTTGTATTGATGTTCTTAGTAGTGGGGCAAATGTTGTGAAGATAGAAATCCACTGACGAAATTCTATAAACAGTCGTGCTTATACCGCATTCACAACAGCACTTACACAagtttaaaggtggtttaaatctcaatctcccaagagtggacagaaccaagaacaaaactgaatagaatgcgctgtacatgttactaagtgatcatttagctagtaaaaATTCAACACAAggagaaacttggcaagttatcaggcaaagaTAAACCTTGTTCaactaaacatggttttggtaTACTTAAATGCAGCATTAGTCATCCACACTCGCTAAGGGGGGGTTGCAGCCGTTTGGATAAATCAGTTGGTGTAACTGGAAGGTATAATAACTTTATCACAATTCGTTTCCAGTAGTTATGCTAGTATATATTTATACATTGTTAAGTGTAGTGTGCATCGGCCGACATACTGTAATTTAGCTTCTGCTACAAAAGTATGAATAaacgattattattattattattattattatattcctTGCAACACGAGTTTTGACAGGGTTGGGTGAAAGAACAGTAGACACAAGGATTGCATATACCATTAGCCTTTCAAGATTTAACCGGCATGAGCAGATTAAGACCTAGTTTAGACATTATTCTTTTCATGTGTATTCCTTAAATGGATGCAAATAAAGAGGAAACAACCGATTTGCATTTGGaacatgaaaagaaaaaaacatttaaacttTGCCTAAGAGACTGCATATATTATGAGAAGAGATTTCAGCACATCAAATCCAAAATGAAAGTCAATAAAGAAATAATACAACAATTTTATCACTGCTTTATTGAACAAAGCCCAACTGACAAGTAGTTTTGAGACCTAAGAGCTCTTCTTTGACTTGAGGTATTGCATCAGCACGTCATGGGCCTGGCTATCCTTGCCGATATCCTGTCAGTCAAGTACAACACTTATTAGTGACAGACTGTTGAATTAAGAAATTGAACGTGTCTTATTAACACCCCTGTATGCTATAAAGATAAATGAAACCAACCATCCTATTAAAAGCATCACAAGATTTCTTTGGGCAGAAAAAAATGGCTTAATTGTCCTGAATCAGTATAGGGCAGAAATGAACTAAAATATTCACCCAAACAAGATGTGCATAGGAACTGGAATACAAAAAGTTCCCCCATTCTCTTAAGAAAACAAGTTGTTACTATAAACATTGTGACAACTAAATAAGCTCATACGTACAACCTAACAAACAAAGCAGGATATGACATTTGAGCGAGAAGCTTAAATCTCCTCAGACTAAGTGATTCCGGATAAGCTCTTGTCTTCAAGTTTATCAGTAGAGGGAGCTTATTGTCATCATAGGAGCACATTATTTTGGGAGCAATAGTATATTGTAAATTCGTTAGAGTAAATCACAGTTCTAACACCAAAGGTTACTACTGGTATCACTAAGCGGAGTACAGTATAGCTGTActgaaaaaatacaaaatggatCCAAGCAAGGAGCTTACAGCATACAGCTTTGTAACTCTGCATGTTGTCTTTTCCTTCCTTTTCGCTCCCCTGTCTTTTCCTTGGCTCTCAAAACATGTCTTTTCTACTAGAAATCTTAGTTGAGAAATCTTTCCTTTTGTGTCAATCTCATCAGCGTTGTGTGTATAGAATTTAGAAgtcttttaattttatttatcttCTAAGTATTTCGGTCTGCAGTGCATCATACAAAGTTCAGTGAACATTGTCAATATGATTTTTGGAGGCCTCcactttttcttgttttgataGATTTTAATGTCACTTTGCTAAAATGTACTTTGAATCTTTTGGTGCTTGGACATGGCTGAGCTGCATGGGCTACCTAAGTGTGCATAAAATCAAATGCAGAATCCATGCGAAGAATGTTGGAAAGCTTTCAGTCTGTACTGGACTTTAGCAACACATGTCTGTACTGGACTTTAGCAACACAAGTCTGTACTGGACTTTAGCAACACAAGTCTGTACTGGACTTTAGCAACACAAGTCTGTACTGGACTTTAGCAACACAAGTCTGTACTGGACTTTAGCAACACATGTCTGTACTGGACTTTAGCAACACAAGTCTGTACTGGACTTTAGCAACACATGTCTGTACTGGACTTTAGCAACACATGTCTGTACTGGACTTTAGCAACACATGTCTGTACTGGACTTTAGCAACACATGTCTGTACTGGACTTTAGCAACACATGTCTGTACTGGACTTTAGCAACACATGTCTGTACTGGACTTTAGCAACACATGTCTGTACTGGACTTTAGCAACACATGTCTGTACTGGACTTTAGCAACACATGTCTGTACTGGACTTTAGCAACACATGTCTGTACTGGACTTTAGCAACACATGTCTGTACTGGACTTTAGCAACACATGTCTGTACTGGACTTTAGCAACACAAGTCTGTACTGGACTTTAGCAACACAAGTCTGTACTGGACTTTAGCAACACAAGTCTGTACTGGACTTTAGCAACACAAGTCTGTACTGGACTTTAGCAACACAAGTCTGTACTGGACTTTAGCAACACAAGTCTGTACTGGACTTTAGCAACACAAGTCTGTACTGGACTTTAGCAACACAAGTCTGTACTGGACTTTAGCAACACAAGTCTGTACTGGACTTTAGCAACACAAGTCTGTATTGGACTTTAGCAACACAAGTCTGTACTGGACTTTAGCAACACAAGTCTGTACTGGACTTTAGCAACACATGTCTGTACTGGACTTTAGCAACACAAGTCTGTACTGGACTTTAGCAACACATGTCTGTACTGGACTTTAGCAACACAAGTCTGTACTGGACTTTAGCAACACAAGTCTGTCCTGGACTTTAGCGACACAAGTCTGAACTGGACTTTAGCGACACCACGAGGCTCACCTTGACAACCACACAACTGCAGCCAACAACCTTCCTGGCTTTACCCTCCTTGTCAATCTTGCAGAGCCCTGCCCACTCGCCAAGCTTCTTACTGTCGTCCACCTACAGCATAGACACCCATCAAACAGTTTAAACTGTTAGGCTACATAAACAATTAATTAAAACAGAAGAATTTTGTGTTGGCACAATTGACCCCTCCACCAGCCTGTACCGGCCTTGAGAGGTACCAacaacccaaaaaaaaaatcataactGCAAAATAACTTGGCCaaacaggacaggacagggtTTAGTATTAACAGACAAAAATCATACTTTGTGAACAATTAATTGGATGCCTTATTTCTGTTATTATTACACTTGTACAATACTATGCCTGTAGTATACAAAATCTATTTAAATCTCCTCAGACTAAGTGATTCCGGATAAGCTCTTGTCTTCAAGTTTATCAGTAGAGGGAGCTTATTGTCATCATAGGAGATAAAGTTTAATCCATCCAGACTCTACAAAACATAATTTAATTCCCTGATTTCTAAAAGCAGTCACTAAACAAGGAAACAATGTTTCTGTTTCTGCTGCCAAGTTCAAAAAACTTATTGCAGAGACATTATGACTAGCTTATGACTTGGAACTATGGACTTTGCACAACCATGCATGCAATCAATATGGCAGTTTGTTTTTGCCTAATTCCACCATTGCATGATGCAGCTTAAGCGTTTgagggaaaataaaacaaatgatAAAGCAGCCTCTGCCAGcctccattttgtcatcctagcaaagtaaaaagtgcaaaaaagcatccatttccatcggctgatttggggaagccaatgcaatatttttattgaatttggtaaataaagtattaaactttgttttaagATGGTTTTTTTAGGGATTTTAACACATTTTTTACCTCACAAtattaattaaaaacaatGACAAAAGTGTGACTGACGAAGGCACTGTATTTACCTTCAATAGCGGGATGCCGTGCTCAGCACAGAGTGCTTCGACAAGCTTGACATACATCGCCTCATCACAGTTGTTTGACAGAATGCATAGATGGGCCTCGCGCCTAAATGAAACAAGGCAATAAGCACAGATAACCCATTCAGTGTCTCCACTTTAATTCTTGTAATGGCTGGTCATAATGCAATTGTCATATAACCCGGCCCTACCAATTGATCATTTAAAACTAATCCAATTAATCAATAT from the Nematostella vectensis chromosome 4, jaNemVect1.1, whole genome shotgun sequence genome contains:
- the LOC5507268 gene encoding 40S ribosomal protein S12, which encodes MSDAEGDDTTQQPAAGGAMDINTALQEVLKTALIHDGLSRGLHEAAKSLDKREAHLCILSNNCDEAMYVKLVEALCAEHGIPLLKVDDSKKLGEWAGLCKIDKEGKARKVVGCSCVVVKDIGKDSQAHDVLMQYLKSKKSS